The proteins below come from a single Triticum aestivum cultivar Chinese Spring chromosome 5D, IWGSC CS RefSeq v2.1, whole genome shotgun sequence genomic window:
- the LOC123124307 gene encoding uncharacterized protein: protein MLDCCRRFLEMKDCPSFCFSCGTKGHVARDCSLPSQQPLPAMPHRTLVGRPSMQHRVPFERRPVATTSINKDLFIICQAGSELVIYHTGVMDETSLLQGGGDDGKPLQPSCYVAAYVGDGDYWHFFLHSGSKIHAVSRKRDGMLEFSLNKDRTMAMDRLSVRRLPSADTFVLFITVGGVTIALTDTLKVFHQTRFSYGSTTWLRCKTDQSHVLHRKVMISGYVAVNDDSFIVCDALTGSCLLFDLGAKQWRVVMPWAAFAEDLPRTCPTKCHLNGRCVSVDGFIYTCRDGGLAAYQLLDKDHSVYLSEPILLPFSWLVDDCVGEDMCLDYAGKDVDSGAILFYVVQLQSGYRPPKHDVQITIVQVKTKATTSSKKREPVRVTPVDCVTRFIHHEEAVDARCCFAL, encoded by the exons ATGCTTGATTGTTGCAG ACGGTTTCTCGAAATGAAAGACTGTCCAAGCTTTTGCTTTTCCTGCGGCACCAAAGGTCACGTTGCCCGCGACTGCTCTCTCCCGTCACAGCAGCCCTTGCCGGCAATGCCTCACCGCACGCTGGTTGGCCGTCCTTCAATGCAACACCGAGTCCCTTTTGAAAGGCGTCCGGTTGCTACAACAAGTATCAATAAAGATCTGTTTATCATCTGCCAAGCTGGGTCAGAACTAGTCATCTACCATACAGGCGTCATGGATGAGACTTCACTGTTGCAAGGAGGAGGAGACGACGGCAAGCCTCTCCAACCGTCGTGTTATGTTGCAGCATATGTTGGTGATGGTGACTATTGGCACTTTTTCCTTCACAGTGGCTCAAAAATACACGCCGTTTCGAGGAAAAGAGATGGCATGCTTGAGTTTAGTCTGAACAAGGACCGTACGATGGCTATGGATCGTCTATCTGTACGGCGGCTGCCAAGTGCTGATACTTTTGTTTTGTTTATCACAGTTGGTGGAGTGACCATTGCCCTTACTGATACTCTGAAAGTTTTCCATCAGACAAGGTTCAGTTATGGATCCACCACGTGGCTGCGTTGCAAGACAGATCAGTCGCATGTTCTCCACAGGAAGGTTATGATATCTGGATATGTAGCAGTGAATGACGATTCCTTTATAGTCTGTGATGCTCTCACAGGTTCCTGTCTTTTGTTTGACCTGGGTGCCAAGCAATGGCGTGTTGTCATGCCTTGGGCAGCATTCGCAGAGGACCTGCCAAGGACTTGCCCTACAAAGTGCCATTTAAATGGTAGATGTGTGTCTGTCGATGGCTTTATCTACACATGCAGAGATGGAGGGCTTGCCGCTTATCAGCTGCTTGATAAAGATCATTCTGTGTATCTCAGCGAGCCCATCCTTTTGCCATTCTCATGGCTTGTGGATGATTGTGTGGGTGAGGACATGTGCTTGGATTATGCTGGCAAAGATGTGGACTCTGGTGCTATTTTGTTTTACGTGGTGCAACTGCAAA GTGGATATCGTCCGCCCAAGCATGATGTACAGATCACCATTGTCCAGGTTAAGACTAAAGCAACAACCAGCAGCAAGAAAAGGGAACCAGTGCGAGTTACCCCCGTGGACTGTGTCACGCGGTTCATACATCACGAGGAAGCCGTCGATGCCAGATGCTGCTTTGCGCTCTAG